cgacctatagtttccaggattatccctgctacctttcttaaacagtggtacaacattcactattttccagtcctcggggatctcacctgtagccaatgatgatacaaatatgtcagtcaaggccccagcaatttattcccttgcttccctcagtattctggggtacatcccatccagcactggagacttatctaccttaatatcttttaacagacccaatacctcctccttctcGGTGTGACAGAGGTTTTCTACACATAAACTATTAATTTTGATTGGAAAATCATGTATGAATCTACTGTGAGAAAACAGTAATGTTGCATTTAAATGTGAATTACTGAACAGCATAATTCTTGCTTCAAGTTACTATGCTAGACTTGTATGCAGAATTGGAGAAAAGTAAATTACAACATGCAAACCATGAAAAATATTTAATGAGAGCGATCCAGCTTTAGAATGATCCAATCGAATGGCAAACCAACTTCTCCTCTATTAATTGGGGAGATGTACTTTGGTAGGAGTATTGAGACGCATTCTGTAAACGTTAACATCTTCGACATCGTACCTGCAAACAAGCTCAGTTTGGAAATACTGAGACAGGGTCACATGGCCCTCTCTGGTCACATTCGTGCCATAGGACAACATAGAGGCAAAATAAATGGTTGTCTTTTCGTTGCTGAGGTGCAGAAGCGTCTCGAGAATTGAAGGAATACTGTCATGAAAATACATAATGTCCGAGCAGAGGATATAGTCGTAGTCTGAGGGGAACAGGCTGTTGTCAAGGCCCCAGCGGAGGGCACGGACTTTGACCTGAGGTTTGAAGGAAGAAGGGATGTTGAAAGACACATTCCGTTCTATTCGATTCAGCAGCTCCGGTTGGTCTGTAATGGTGACATCGCCACCTGAAACAAGAAAAAGAGAGACCTATCTCCGTTACAGGTATCCCCTTTAATAGGGGAATATCCTAAACTTTATTGCCAAGCAGTGCGACTATAAGTTACTTTCTTCCCATTTTGCTAACATTCTCTGGAGGTAACATCACAAGCCATCAGTGACTCTCCGGGTCTGGGGACTCGCGGAAAATAATATTGGTAACAGGGAACAGCAGGCTAGGAGCACTGGTGTATCATCCTATTAAATTTATGATTGGAAAATCAGGTATTGGTGGACCCATTTGGAGATAGTTTAGTTCTGgaaacatggaacaatacaggcagAGCGGCAGGTTACTGAACCCGAAGAGCAGGTTCTGTTATAATATGTATGTAAGTGATTGCAGCATGGCATCACTAGAAAGTAAGTGTGTCATGTGATACAGTTATTGTTTCACTTTTGCTGTTAGCGAGCTCACACACGAGCTTAATAGCTCTGACATCATCAAGCTTTATGTCCATAAATGTCTTCACATGTGCGtattcttaataaatgaacccaaaaTGTGCCAACTCACCCCTATGCAAAATTAGTGATTACATATCATTATTACAACACCATGCGCCTCAATAGATTCTATCTAATGCATATTTTTAGATTATGTCCCAATTTTGATCAATATCCCTTTCGAAATAAAAAATCATTCCGTTAAAGTTTTCTATCATTCAATTTTCTAGACATTTTCACAGATATTTGGGGGACATTTTCAGATATCTTTTGGTTGGGAAAATAATACACCTTGATTTTTTTCACTGACATTTTTGGCTCTaatttttatgtgtgttttgttagacgttttagttgctgtgatacgaatagtctaaagttctgttcctttttcaccaacacacatttatttcattccaactgcctttgcacaaaactctcaccatacatcacctgacagaggccacctgaagcccctttacatatcagtgtcaattaatggatacttaacataaatgagacaactaattgcaatgtctcttcacccattacttaacatgtttCCTTGTTTTGAATTTCCAAATAATGAAAATAATTTCCCTTTGACTCCATTATGAAGCCCTTTTATTATCCTATCCATCTAAGTTACATCACCCTGTAATCTTCATCGCTCAAAGTAATGGAGACTCTACTATGCAATCTGCCCTCATAATGTACCTCTTTTAAATCTGGTATTATTCTGCTGAATTGGCACTGTGCCCCCTCCATTGGCACTGTATCCCCTCCAACGCTGCTGTATTCTTCTTAAGGTACAACAACCAGGTAAATAGTATCCAAACAGagcaaagatatactggcattggaggcagtccacggAAGATTCTCATGGTTGATTCTGGATATGGAGGTACACTGTTATCAGGGGATGTTGAGTATTTTGGGCCTGCAATCACTGAAGTTCAGCAGAATGGAAGATGTCATCATATTGGATCAGAGAGGATCATCAGGGGACTTCTCCCAGGGTAGATGCTGAGCTGTTCCCACTGTGGGAGAGTTTAGGATCAGAGGgcgtaatctcagagtaaggggtcgcccatttaagacaaagatttGGAACAATTTATTTTTTCAGAGCgtaatgaatctatggaattctctaccgcatAGCTCTGTGGAGGCTTGgtgattaagtatgttcaaggctgattgACACTAATACGATTATTATATTGATAATTTGTATGTAGACAAGCTGTTAAGGATTTTGTGTTTATAACCTAAAAATACATTCCTAGCTGGCAAAATTCAGCTGCAGTGGTCCACAACGCATGACATGACATTACATCTAATCATACCGAGCAAAAAGAATGATGGTCGTGGTTCTTGGCGATCAACTAACTCAATCGCAGGGCATGATTCCAAGAGTTgcacagggtagtgtcctcggcccaaacatCATGAGCCACTTAATGAATGACCATTCAACCCTCCCCCCGCCCAATCATATGGTCataaatggggatgttcgctgatgattgcacaagatTTTGTACCATTCAAAACTCCTCAGATACTGCCCATAGACAGCAAGATTTGTACAACATGCAGGTTTGCACAGAGACGTATCCCAGAATCACagagcgcagaagaggccctttggctcatcgagtctgcactgacatgtGGAAAATAactgacccacctacctaatccaTTTACCAGCACGTGGTTCATAGTCCTGAATGTTCTGACTTGCCAAGTGCTCGTCCATGTactttgtcggggatgtgaggtctccaccaccctcccaggctgtACAAGTACCATGTTACCATATTTCAACCGATAATCCAACAATCTCCCCTTGACAGTAAATTGAATTATCCTCACTGCCAACATCCTGCGGATAAAGATTGGTCAGAAGGAGAACTGGACTAACCATTGAAATACTGCGGCTGGAATGCAgaccagaggctgagaattctattGTTAGTAACTCATCCCAAACACTGTGAAACCTGTtcatcatctacaaggtacaagacaggagtgtgatagaatattttCCAGATGCCTGGATGCGTGcagttccagcaacactcaagaggcCCAGCATGAGTCcaaatgtgcagtttagatggactggccgtgctaaattgccccttagtgctcaaagatgtgcaggttaggcggggttacagggatagggtgggtgagtgggccttggtagggtgatctttcagagggtcagtgcagaccaaaTGGttgatggcctccttgtgcactgtacggAGTCTGTGGTTTTGTGACAAAGCAGCCAACTGGACTGGCAACCCATCCATCATCATCCAACATCTTcaatatttactccctccaccagtgCTGAACAATGGCGGTGCTGTACAGAATCTGCATGATgtcctgcagcaactcactaaaccTCCatggacagcacctttcaaacctgtgacctctaccagcgAGAAAGACAAGCCCAACAGACATCCAGGAGctccaccagctgcaagttcccctcttggcaatatattgctgttccttcactgtcactgtgtaaAAGCCCtgcagctccctccctaacagcactgtggggtttCTACTGCACACGGACAGCAGCAGCCCCAGAAGGCGGTTCATCATCACGTTGTcaagggtgtggtggtatgtattaggggtaatacggtacctgtgaagccgagaggctattggctgacaggtcccgggtcctggttggatctgccgctt
This window of the Scyliorhinus torazame isolate Kashiwa2021f chromosome 14, sScyTor2.1, whole genome shotgun sequence genome carries:
- the LOC140389248 gene encoding EEF1A lysine methyltransferase 3-like isoform X2; this translates as MCETKALGLCQYFEKEGITFSDKKVIELGAGTGIVSILAALLGGDVTITDQPELLNRIERNVSFNIPSSFKPQVKVRALRWGLDNSLFPSDYDYILCSDIMYFHDSIPSILETLLHLSNEKTTIYFASMLSYGTNVTREGHVTLSQYFQTELVCRYDVEDVNVYRMRLNTPTKVHLPN
- the LOC140389248 gene encoding EEF1A lysine methyltransferase 3-like isoform X1 — protein: MCETKVMKLMQRVSFLYIDGDDDFRRKDYYQTCGFKLEIGVNPSSGQGFGSLVWKAALGLCQYFEKEGITFSDKKVIELGAGTGIVSILAALLGGDVTITDQPELLNRIERNVSFNIPSSFKPQVKVRALRWGLDNSLFPSDYDYILCSDIMYFHDSIPSILETLLHLSNEKTTIYFASMLSYGTNVTREGHVTLSQYFQTELVCRYDVEDVNVYRMRLNTPTKVHLPN